The following proteins are co-located in the Neodiprion virginianus isolate iyNeoVirg1 chromosome 6, iyNeoVirg1.1, whole genome shotgun sequence genome:
- the LOC124307255 gene encoding sialin-like, translated as MVGYVRAAYAMMLCVANMIIYGLKVNIATAIIGMTKRKPVKEGETAPQCPQFTNDHTEVSTIQGPFEWTPVEQGLVVSIYFAGYLLGMFPSGYCADRFNSKWVLIVTVFFNAVTTILLPLTARAHLHALYALRFFTGLVSSSNLPVMNVLMGKWVVYEEKGMWAAIIYAGMPLGTVISILTTAQIISAAGWEAVFYVHGTLPLIWCVIFILFFADNPESQKFITEEEREYICGTYAHRKPFSENKPRVPWKAIFTSVPFWALILTNTLGNFSWYFLLTTVPLYMNHVLKFNIKANAGITCFPYLIIAILNPCLGKLLDWGRTRGIWKMTVARKIAVTISCVPTAVLILIIAYIGCHRLATTILLCINIVVAGTVFIGHLCNQNDLSPNFAGILMGITNTPGTIPAFVIPALTGHFTKNEHTFGTWRNIFWIIIICQISAWLIFTIFGSGNIQPWNEVEQNAVTEEVASESRNRENRRQ; from the exons ATGG TGGGTTACGTCCGAGCCGCGTACGCGATGATGCTCTGCGTCGCGAACATGATAATCTACGGACTAAAAGTTAACATTGCCACGGCTATAATTGGTATGACGAAACGCAAGCCCGTCAAAGAGGGTGAGACAGCACCACAGTGCCCACAGTTCACCAATGACCATACCGAGGTTTCCACGATCCAAGGACCGTTCGAATGGACACCGGTTGAGCAGGGACTCGTCGTTAGCATCTACTTCGCCGGATACCTGCTCGGCATGTTTCCCAGTGGATACTGTGCCGATAG GTTTAACTCAAAGTGGGTGTTGATCGTCACGGTGTTTTTCAACGCTGTTACAACGATTCTGTTGCCGCTGACGGCACGAGCGCATCTCCACGCGCTCTACGCTCTTCGCTTCTTCACCGGTTTAGTAAGCTCCTCGAACTTACCGGTAATGAACGTGCTGATGGGCAAGTGGGTTGTTTACGAGGAGAAGGGAATGTGGGCGGCGATCATATACGCGGGCATGCCGCTCGGTACGGTGATATCGATACTGACCACCGCTCAAATCATAAGCGCCGCAGGCTGGGAGGCCGTATTCTACGTTCACGGAACTCTGCCTTTGATCTGGTGTGTTATTTTCATCCTCTTTTTCGCCGATAATCCCGAGTCGCAAAAGTTTATCACTGAAGAAGAACGGGAATACATTTGCGGCACCTACGCTCACCGCAAACCCTTTTCTGAGAACAAGCCCAGAGTACCATGGAAGGCCATTTTTACTTCGGTACCGTTCTGGGCCCTGATACTAACCAATACTCTTGGCAATTTTTCCTGGTACTTTTTACTGACCACGGTGCCTCTCTATATGAATCATGTACTGAAGTTCAACATCAAAGCG AACGCGGGGATAACCTGCTTTCCGTATCTGATCATCGCAATTCTCAATCCATGCCTCGGAAAGTTGTTGGACTGGGGAAGAACGCGTGGTATTTGGAAGATGACTGTAGCGAGAAAAATTGCCGTCACTATAA GTTGCGTCCCGACCGCTGTACTCATATTAATCATCGCTTACATCGGGTGTCACAGGTTGGCCACAACGATTCTTCTTTGCATAAATATCGTCGTAGCCGGTACAGTATTCATTGGCCACTTGTGCAACCAGAACGACTTGTCCCCGAACTTCGCAGGTATTTTGATGGGCATCACAAACACCCCTGGCACTATTCCGGCGTTCGTTATCCCAGCCCTGACAGGGCACTTTACCAAAAACGAG CACACCTTCGGTACCTGGAGAAATATTTTCTGGATAATCATCATATGTCAGATATCAGCGTGGCTGATATTCACGATATTTGGATCCGGTAACATTCAGCCTTGGAATGAAGTCGAACAGAATGCTGTCACTGAAGAGGTAGCGTCTGAAAGtagaaatcgtgaaaatcgcCGTCAGTAA